One Pygocentrus nattereri isolate fPygNat1 chromosome 23, fPygNat1.pri, whole genome shotgun sequence genomic window carries:
- the si:ch211-215c18.3 gene encoding uncharacterized protein si:ch211-215c18.3, with protein MTLQSAVATGIFIVFSSCMIGLTAASSSYQKPSFLDINSWWWNTPRGPQIFSCLTYMEKNVRVDCEFPMTDKIPGPFCEFKQDGRLMGTTYPNNPIHLIPPIETRRRANVTLVSPNICRLTWMPMSEDRAYTYTCRVYQGSTWKENSMAFNQRNLLVCSALSVVAHTALLISMVVVSLPVSMGFLSA; from the exons ATGACGCTGCAGTCTGCAGTAGCCACTGGCATCTTTATAG tgttttcatCATGTATGATTGGACTGACTGCTGCATCATCAAGCTACCAGAAACCCAGCTTCCTGGATATTAACTCCTGGTGGTGGAACACTCCTAGAGGCCCTCAGATATTCTCCTGCCTCACCTACATGGAGAAGAATGTGCGGGTGGACTGCGAATTCCCCATGACCGACAAGATCCCTGGGCCGTTCTGCGAGTTCAAACAGGATGGGCGCCTCATGGGCACTACCTATCCCAACAATCCCATCCACCTCATCCCACCCATAGAGACCCGACGGAGGGCTAATGTCACGCTTGTGTCTCCAAACATCTGCCGCCTTACCTGGATGCCTATGTCGGAGGACCGGGCGTACACCTACACCTGCAGAGTGTATCAAGGGAGCACCTGGAAGGAGAACAGTATGGCCTTCAACCAGA GAAATTTGCTGGTGTGCTCTGCTTTGAGCGTAGTAGctcacacagcactgctgatcTCCATGGTTGTGGTGTCTCTTCCCGTCTCTATGGGGTTTCTGTCAGCATGA